The Bacteroidota bacterium genome includes a window with the following:
- a CDS encoding glycosyltransferase N-terminal domain-containing protein yields the protein MYNLGIYIYSLLIKLASPFNVKARQWVNGRKGLWKVMEQQLQGGEKRVWFHCSSLGEFEQGRPLMEEFRARHPEYKIVLTFFSPSGYEIRKNYNGADYIFYLPADSKRNARRFVSLIQPEWAIFIKYEFWLNYLKTLKQQHICVYLASANFRSNQLFFKGYGGWYRKFLGYFTHIFVQNVQSQDLLRSINMTNVSIAGDTRFDRVAAIALKSRDLPMVEKFKEGKLTVIAGSSWAKDEEILVKYINEAPEEIKFIIAPHELHEENIKKLIASVSKKSIRYSQASEENVAANGLLIIDNIGMLSSLYKYGNIGYIGGGFGKGIHNILEAATFGLPVLFGPNYHKFQEALDLIKEGGAFPVEDYGQLKNKLDELVNNRELLNQAGRIAKDFVAGSCGATDKILNLVTS from the coding sequence ATGTACAACCTTGGTATTTATATTTATAGCCTGCTCATCAAACTGGCTTCTCCTTTTAATGTTAAAGCCAGGCAATGGGTCAATGGCCGGAAAGGTTTATGGAAAGTCATGGAACAACAACTTCAGGGAGGTGAGAAAAGGGTTTGGTTTCATTGCTCCTCGCTGGGGGAATTTGAGCAGGGGCGCCCACTGATGGAAGAATTCCGTGCCAGGCATCCGGAATATAAAATTGTACTTACATTTTTCTCTCCTTCGGGTTACGAAATCAGGAAAAATTATAATGGAGCTGATTATATTTTTTATTTACCGGCAGATTCAAAAAGAAATGCCCGGAGGTTTGTATCTCTTATTCAGCCTGAATGGGCAATTTTTATAAAGTATGAATTCTGGCTGAACTACCTGAAGACATTGAAGCAACAACACATCTGCGTTTATCTGGCTTCTGCCAATTTCAGGAGCAATCAATTGTTTTTTAAAGGGTATGGCGGCTGGTACCGGAAATTCCTGGGGTATTTTACCCATATCTTTGTTCAAAACGTACAATCTCAGGATTTGCTCCGGTCAATTAATATGACTAATGTTTCAATCGCCGGTGATACCCGTTTCGACAGGGTGGCTGCTATCGCTCTGAAATCAAGGGATTTACCTATGGTTGAAAAATTCAAGGAGGGCAAACTCACCGTCATTGCAGGTAGTTCCTGGGCTAAGGATGAGGAAATACTGGTTAAATATATTAATGAAGCTCCCGAGGAGATTAAATTCATTATTGCTCCGCACGAACTTCATGAAGAAAATATTAAAAAGCTGATTGCCTCAGTCAGCAAGAAATCTATTCGTTATTCACAGGCCAGCGAGGAAAATGTGGCTGCTAATGGCCTGCTGATTATTGACAACATTGGGATGCTTTCGTCATTATATAAATATGGGAACATTGGTTACATTGGTGGCGGCTTCGGGAAAGGAATACACAATATTCTGGAAGCAGCTACATTTGGATTGCCCGTGTTGTTTGGGCCGAACTACCATAAATTTCAGGAAGCACTGGATCTTATAAAGGAAGGCGGGGCTTTTCCGGTCGAAGATTACGGCCAGCTGAAAAATAAACTGGATGAATTGGTAAACAACAGGGAACTTTTAAATCAAGCCGGAAGAATTGCCAAAGATTTTGTCGCCGGCAGTTGCGGGGCAACAGATAAGATACTCAATCTTGTTACATCCTAG